From the genome of Brassica oleracea var. oleracea cultivar TO1000 unplaced genomic scaffold, BOL UnpScaffold00915, whole genome shotgun sequence:
GGGGAGGAGGATGAGGATTTTCAGATATTGGAGTATCAAGCGCAGAAAGGCAATGCTGCGGCTATGTACAAGATTGGACTGTTCTACTACTTTGGTCTGCGAGGGTTAAGGCATGATCACACCAAGGCGTTGCACTAGTTTTCGAAGGCGGTGGAGAAAGGAGAGCCGAGGTCTATGGAGCTAATTTTGTTTCCTCATGTAGTAGTATAATGTTCATTTGTATCTCTATTTTCGTTACATGTtctattaaatttgaaattttcaggCATAAAGTTAAATACAATAAACATTGTTACAGTCGGTCGCCTCCTCTGCCTCTGGGATTCGCATAACATCAAGAAGAATGATGAATATATGGGAATCAGCCTCCTCTTACTATATGAACAGGTATCGacatcttctctttctctggAATAATATATTCAATCTCTGTCTAATCAATACTCAATAATCGGTTAACAACTTCACGCTCAGTACTGTGATCAACCTTAGAACTCCCTGTATAGCTTTAAATTGACGTTTGCATATGAAAATTCAACTAAATCTACTTATATTACGTATTGATTCGCTGAACAATTCATCCACTTCCAGATGTAGTTGGCCAAATCCTTTCCGTTCAAGGCTCTGATCTGAACAACTCTGCAGCAACAACTCGACTTGCCGTCCGTTTCCTCACTGACCCGTAAGCAATGAATTCATCTTTAAATAGTTTTGATCCTTATCTCATTTAGCTCtttctttcaaataattctGTTATGGTGTAATGGAATGGAATTCACCACGGTGAATCCAACAATATTTGGAGGTATGGTTATCTactttaaagaataaaatatgtTCATAGTTatattttcctgccaaaaaagtatttttcatacttatatattatattttacttaataACATCATCTAAGAAACACTTGGGCTTCACAGGTAATCTCTATGACTCTATCTAAACTCAACACCAGCAACAAAATTTTACTTTGACAACACCATTCATGCTACCAAAGAGTTTACAAACAGGTAAATCAAGTCTTACCAGCCATATTAAGATCATGTCTTGGCCACGCTTAAATGTGCTAATCTTTCCCACATACTGCCTTCACTACAACTCATATTTCAATATCTGTTAATCTTTTCGAAACATACTTCCTCCATGCAGCTTTGTGGTGCTGCAGCGGAGGTCTTTCCCGAGTTGATACCAtggaaggaagaaaaaaaaagagttcgtATCAATTGGAGAACTTCACACGTTCATTGCCAACTCCAGTGAACAGGTAAAACTCACGCTTTCAACAATCTTTAGTACTCCTATGTGGCTTCAAAATAGTAACAAGTAATGTTAGGACTTTTCTCCCCATGAAGACAGAATAAGCTGATTTTCTCTGTACGAGTCGTCCAGGAAAATGGCTTGTCGTTTGTATCTTGCACAGGTTGCAACAGGAAGCTCGCAAAATCTCTCTGGTGCAACAGATGTGTTTCTCCTAATGCACCGGGGTCATCGGGTATGTACTGTTCTTCCCGATCCATATTTAAAGGAACACCCTAATTTCAATATATGTGCACGTTTGACGTACTTTCTCTGCTGTTCTGTGTGAACTAGCTGTTGATGACGGAAAGGAAAGTGcaacttttgttgtctttgaCAGGGAGATGATCAAACTCATCAAGAAAGAGGCAAAGTCTGGCTCCTGCGTAGATACGTTTTAACTTTTCagattggttttaaatttttttccctTACTCTAAATGCCCCCACAAACGCCAAGCCTACTACAGATTAGTGGCAGTGGGAGGAATGGAGCTACCAAAATGCCTTGAGGAGCTAGCTGGTAATGGATACCTTTTCAGCTACGTGTAACTCCATATAATTTCACCTCCAACCACCACACATTCACCGTCTCTGCCATTAGTGACAACCTCTTCTTTGGCCCTCAGGTAGAGCTGTGGTAATCTACGTTTCACACTCTTTTTTCTGATTTAATGTCCCACTGTTTTGTAGAgtggcaacaacaacaaagctcTTTTTTCTGATTTAATGTCCCACTGTTTTGTAAAGTGGGAACAGCAACAAAGCTCCAGTCGTGGATCTCAAATCTGGACAACCAACAGCATTTGCCAGCTCCGCTGGTGATGCGGCGAAGATAGCACTAGGAAATGATGGAGCAAATCAGCCAGGTTCTGCAGACTGCAGGTAACGACAAAACCCGCAAACGCCCACGTGACTGATAGTATCAAGGCTATCAAACCGTCAACTTCACTTAGCTTTTGtctcattttaatttattatatccaTATATTTTCCCTACTTTGAactttggtttttggattttctgaaaatttctcttaattaaataattaaagtaacgTTGACGTGTCTTTGATTGTCCGTAGCTTTATGAATGTTCAGCTCTGATGTCAACATTGCATTAACGTAGGTACCTGTTAACAAGCATGTTGTGTTGCTAATATATCTATGATGAACAACCAAAGAGGTCAACGATTCACAGTAATAATACTAAAACCATACTCAATAGATGTATATTACTGTCGTAACCCTAATTCGTTCTTCACCCACCTTTCGACTTCCACCTCTTCCATTTCTCTTCTCTCCAAATCCGTTTCGACGagtaatttcaaaactaatcaaaCAATGTAGTGAATTAGTATTGGTGGTCAAAATaccattcaaaatatttaaactagttcgtaaaaatatatactactcCAAGATTCAAACGGAAatggaaaaaatacaaaaatcacaTCATACCATATATAAGATCAAAATAGGTGACATTAGAATAAAATAACaagaagataatatatagtgtAATAagataaaaactgaaaattcagaTATACAAACCGCTCATAGCatcattaacaaaaataatataacaacagTTGAAACCAATAACATCAACCATAACCCTTCTTTAAAAATGGAAACctcttatctatatatataacaagagtTACAATACACTTTAACTAGAAATTAGCATCGCAAGTTTAATTcaacataataatattataggaaaaaattACGCCCGGACAAACCTTCTAGTAtgagttaaaagaaaaaaaaattaattaccaTTATCCTTTCGTTTTTGTTTCGTGCAGGTGtaaaaaccaaagaaaacaCAACTAATAATATACGTAACTAAAGTGGATGTATTGGATTAATTTTGTCAACTTGATCTAGTTTGACTGTAACATCCTGATACATGGCCCAGTTTTTTAAAAGGGAGATGGACTTTCTACGGCCCATTAGATAAAACCTAGGATTTTCCttcctttttcttataaatagagagtctcccttctttttttttcctcaccAGAAACTTGAAGCGGAGCTCTGgagagatttagagagactaggaaaccctagccgCCAAGCtcctcttttcctttttctctattcttctctctctctcccggcGGCTCTCCCGTAGCTCTCTCCTTGCCGGCGCCTTCTCTCTCATAGCCGGCGGCCGAGTGGTGGTGGTTGTAGTCGTGTGGTATGGTGGTGACCAGATCTTATCTCCCTTGCCTCTTGTCCCAGTTCGGCCATTAGTGACAACCTCTTCTTTTACCCTCAGGTAGAGGTGTGATAATCTACGTTTCACACTCTTTGTTCTGATTTAATGTCCCACTGTTTTGTAGAGTGGCACAGCAACAAAGCTCCAGTCGTGGATCTCAAATCTGGACAACCAACAGCATTTGCCAGCTCCGCTGGTGATGCGGCGAAGATAGCACTAGGAAATGATGGAGCAAATCAGCCAGGTTCTGCAGACTGCAGGCAACGACAAAACCCGCAAACGCCCACGTGAGTGATAGTATCAAGGCTATCAAACCGTCAACTCCACTTAGATTTTgctcattttaatttattatatccaTATATTTTCCCTACTTTGAACTTTGGTTCTTTggattttctgaaaatttctcttaaagaattaaataattaaagtaacgTTGACGTGTCTTTGATTGTCCGTAGCTTTATGAATGTTCAGCTCTGATGTCAACATTGCATTAACGTAGGTACCTGTTAACAAGCATGTTGTGTTGCTAATATATCTATGATGAACAACCAAAGAGGTCAACGATTCACAGTAATAATACTAAAACCATACTCAATAGATGTATATTACTGTCGTAACCCTAATTTGTTCTTCACCCACCTTTCGACTTCCACCTTTTCCATTtctcttctctccaaatctGTTTCGACGagtaatttcaaaactaatcaaaCAATGTAGTGAATTAGTACTGGTGGTCAAAATaccattcaaaatatttaaactaattcgtaaaaatatatactactcCAAGATTCAAACGGAAatggaaaaaatacaaaaatcacaACATACCATATATAAGATCAAAATAGGTGACATGAGAATAAAATAACAACAAGATAATATATAGTGTAATAagataaaaactgaaaattcagaTATACAAACCGCTCATAGCatcattaacaaaaataatataacaacagTTGAATCCAATAACATCAACCATAACCCTTctttaaaaatggaaacttctgatatatacatataactagAAATTAGCATTGCAAGTTTAATTcaacttaataatattataggaaaaaatcTGGGCGTAGCCCGGACAAACCCTCTAGtaataggaaaaataaaaactttaagcAAAAGATCTTACGAGCCTTAATTTTcttaaactgataaaaaaaaatccctacATTCTCTCCGATCACTATCACCACGTTCGTTCAAAGGGAAGTCATGccatctatatattttttttttttgaaacacaaactttcattaaaactcaaattcaaaGACTACAAAGCCAAAAGGGAATTAAACATCCTCTTGGAGACAATTCGTGAACTACAATAGCAAATAGAATCAAGCATGATAAATCTTCAGTTGACAGCGAATTCAATACCAAGATTGAATGCGTCGATAAAGCTTGCATGACAAAGTCGGACAGCAGAGAAATAGTCACAAGTGACGTTGAGAGACAGTCCTCACCAACGAGAAAAACCGAAGTAGTCTCGATTGCACCTTCAGGCCCCGTACAGACCGCTCCACAAGGTAACAAACCGGTGAGTAAACTGAAATTAAAGCTCGAAAAAGAATCCAAGGTATTTTCTCCATTCATAGAAAGGAGACATGGTAGTGAAGTACTCTCCACAACAGAGGAAGAGGTGAGAGTTGTGCGCCGACAACATGATCTTAGTAGTTTTTGATGGCTCAGGGCTGGACGCCGGAGTGGATTCCCACCTACATCGGACGCTAGAGTAACAGACGCCGGAGTGGATTCCCATCTATATATAactgttttattttctatataatttcAGTCAACTAATTGCTTCTTTTATTtgctctttttctctcttctattcATAGGTTCGTCTACTTCATCGCTTATGAATGTAGCAACAGAAGATTGATACATGTTTCTCTTCTCAACTTGATACTTTTTTCTTTGCATGATTCACACTAATGATGTCAACTGAGTTTCCTCAGCTAAATTATTCAAATAGAAAATCAAGTATTGTCAACAACAATTGAGGTAATAATAAGTATATAGGACTCTGTTATATAAAGGATTTTAAGCGCTAGATAATAACTACTTTCTTTCACAAATGAAAAGAGGATTGAGTATTTACGATTCTGTTTTTCTTCATTGGCTTTTTCTTAGGAAGACAAAGAGTAGGAAACCATTTGTGATGACATAGAATAGGAAACCATTTTatcaagcaaatcacaaatgGTTTCCTACTCTATGCcataaaacaaacacaaaactttcaaaataaaatccaCCTACCTTTTTAAATCAATTACTTCCTAATTAAGCGTGATCGTAATAAAGAGTGTATTAAACATGTTCATGGGTTTGgagtgaaaaatatattaagaggATAATAAAGGGTACTGTATTATGTTCAAGATACAAGAAGTTGAACATTAATATCCTTTATACACTTACAAAACAAATCATACCGCATTGTTCAATCATTCTTTGTTACTCAACTCATCTTGAGCTCTTAGTTgaccttcttttttatttattcgaATTTATTGTACACGTTTCTACGAAAAAAATGCCAAGACATAAAACCAgaacaataaaataaagaaagtcAAATAATAAGAAACTCTTATCCATACTTGCTTCAAACAATCTTGGTGGGATGACAAACATGTAGGAGCGGAGAAGAAATACAGTAGAGATAAAAGtggtatatattaatatatatacatatatatatatataactggaGGTTGATACATTGTCTTAGAAAGCTTTGAATCTACTTGAGTATTTTAAATCGTGGTTGGAGGGTTTGCTAGAGCTCCCCTATGGGGGTTAGTGACCCAATCATCCAGCGCTTCATGCTGTAAGTTCATTACATATAGTTGATCATGCTGATTGTCCTACAAGTCATCTCGTAAGCGTTCTTGTTAATCTTCTTGGTTCTGGAAATCTTCAATAGTCTCTTGATTACCCTCCTCTTTGGTTCCATTATGGTTTTTGCCTTTGTAATTCGAATTTGTAATAGATTATGTAAGCTCATTTACAGTGTTCTTGAGCTCTTTAAGCTTCCCGTTGGTCTAGCCGTGCTGTTTCACTTATGCTGCTTGTTTCTTCGTGGAGCTCAAGTATTTCTTGTCCTTTATATGTCCATGTTCATAAATTTGCATGTTTTAAATGTGTAATTGTATTTGGTTTCGGATTAATCATTGGTACTGATAAGACCTATAGCAAGTTCTAAAAAcagtaaaatcatatttatttttacatggCATTGTATTCTAAACAGTaaatattttacgttttttatAACTGTAAAAAACTGAAGCATTAAACATCATTTTCAAATAGCAGTTGACTTAGACAACACTTTTTAGTCAATCTCTTTTAAATGATAAGAAGAGGGACGAACGTAGTTAGTTGGGGGCAAGTAAAGACTAAGAGGCCGACTCTCTTCACCAAGTCTAAAACATCTCCGTATATCCTCCTAATTAAAAGGATTGATTTTTAATGTCTGAATGATATGGTTTTTAATCGTTTACTCACGTCGTGTAATTTATCATTTTGAAAAGTAGTGATCATTTCAAATTTACAACAATAACTACATGTTACAGGTTACATATATAGTGTTATCCGTACGCAACGAGTTGATTTGTTCATTGCGGTTTCTACACCATTTGGCACCAAGTAAATGTCCTTAAATGCAATGAATCTAAATCATCTCTTGATGAAGCCGACAATAGAATCAGTGAACATCAACATATTAGATAACAATGCAAATTATAATAACCAACATTTTCATTCAACATTGCAAAATTCAAATCAGAATCCTCTGTTTGATTGGTTCAACCATCCTCAGTCAAAAGGAAACATATGAATAACCATCGGAAAAATACAAAGCATAAAACCAAGAAGGCTCTGTTTTTAtcgtttttcattttattagaCGAAACAACAATCGCTACTAGCTTAGACGACGCGGGTAACTGCAGCATGGATAGCGTCAACGAGGTGAGGCACCGTCTTCGTACTGAGACCTGCCATGCTTATTCTCCTGCAATACACAATATCATTCTTCTCAATTTCAACCTCAGGATCTTCATGAACTTAAACATACTGGTTACACCATATATAAGATCATTTCTATTTTCCTTTGTTTAATACAACTGTAATTTCAATAGCAAATAATTGCTTTATATGAACTTCTACGCAACTATGTTGGGTCACATACCTAAAAGAACATGATGAAAGTATGAAACGTGGACTATCTTTTGAACTATGTGATTATTACTGCTTAAACTAAGCTTGTTTAATATAGCTAGAGAACAGAATACTGATGGTTCTAGGCGTTGTAGAAACTAAACTCTACCATATGCctaagaaaatttgaaaatcctaagaaaatttgaaaataaagatAACTATATAAGTTGGCCTCACCCGTCAGATGTCATGTAAATGTGATACTCTTTGGTCATGAAGGCAACTTGCTCCTTGTTCAATCCGGTAAAAGTAAACATGCCAATCTGTTTGATAATGTGACTCCAATCACCAGGTGTTCCTGCAAGCCAGACAACGTCTCATGCGCAAGAGCTTATAAAATAGGCACCACTAAAGATGGAATAAAAGAGagaagacaagcattaaaaatgAACCTTTGGCTTGTAGAGCTTCAAATAACTGTTGGCGCATGCTAATTATGCGGTCAGCCATTCCTTTCAGCTCGATGGTCCAGTCGTTGTACATATCGCTGTCAAGATGTAAACAAAGAATGTTTAGAAACGTGGAGCAGATTCTAAATCCAAAAAGAGATTCATTACAAGCTTGATAACACAAATGAAATTTTAGTGATTATGCATGATTCCACAGAGAATGATACTTGGCACAACCATATCTACATATAATAGACTATCAAACTACTGCGTATGGTAGAAACGGTAGAGATAtctctaaaaaaattatcacgCAAGCTTCCATTCTAGTAAATATTTCTGCACATAATCATCTAAACGTAAGTGTACTTCTACTTCATTAACTCAGATTTAAAGGTCCCTTGCccaaccaaaaatatttgaaagtgggTAAATTGATGCTCCCCTTACAGGATAAACATATACCTGCTTTTCAGAATGGTGGCAACAATTGATGCTCCATGAATAGGTGGGCTCGAATACATGGGACGCACAACAAGTTTCACCTGGCTCTCAACCTTACTAGCCACATCAGCCGACTTGCACACCTTTACattaggtaaaaaaaaatattagatgcGGTTTTCGAAAGACTGTATTCGTGTAATATACAAAAACCACTATGTGAGGATAAACAGCAAGCCCATAGAAAGTGCTTCTAACAATAATGCAGATGGATACAAGGATAGAATCAAAGATGAAACTGAGACGTTTGGTTCCTTACAATGCTAAGGGCACCAACACGCTCCCCATAAAGTCCCATATTTTTGGCATAACTTTGAGCTATCAAGCATTCACCGCCATCAGCAACAAACGTACGGACAGAGTGTGCGTCTGTGTCAAGGCTACCACTAGCAAAACCCTGCAATTGTGAAAGGAAAATTAAGAGTTAGGCTTCTCTTTTTATACATGATACATCAGATCAAATTCACACATAAAGTATACTTGGTTTAATTTGTTTGTAAGCAACCATTGAATAAAACAACAAAGCAAAgacttattgtatgagttaccTGATATGCACTATCAAAAAAGGGCAGTAAGCTCTTGGATCTTATTAGTTGTCGAATCTTTGCCCACTGTTCGGAGGTTGGGTCAACTCCAGTGGGATTGTGTGCACATGCATGAAGTAAGACAATAGCTCCAGATGGTGCAGCGCCAAGATCCTCGAGCAAACctgttgatttatttatttgcaaCAATGGTCAAGTCTATATATCAAATGtcgttttatgaaatgttttgaCAGAATGCAATCTGGAGATCtattttcttaatcaaaatCTAAACGTCAGATTTCAAGAGTATGATCAGTACACAGAGAGTAACTTTCATTTGGGGTAAGTCAAGTGGATAGATCCATTGAGGCATCAAGCAATTATCATGAAAAAGACAAACTAAATTAAGGTCAGTGTAGCAACCGGGAAGTCGAAAGACAAAACTCATGGAATAATAAAAAACCAACCTTGGAAGTCAAGCCCACGGGTTGCAGGATCATAGTAACGGTAGTACTCCACAGACAAGCCTGCCAAGTTGAAAACTTTGGGATGGTTTCCCCAAGTCGGTTTTGGAATGAAAATGACACACTGAAAAAACGACTACCCCAGTTAGCAACAGTTGTGTTGATTATCTGATTCAACGACcatcaaaaacaaacaaaaaagggaGACATTTTTACTTGGTGGTAGTGTTTCTTGAGAAACTCAGCCCCAACTCTCAAAGAACCAGTACCAGACAAGCACTGGATCGTAGCAACTCTACTCTCTTGAATCGCAGGACTGCCAATCAAAACATGATCATATATGGGACAAAAGCTACAAACAAAGACAGAGCAAAACCACATATTAAACATTGAAAGGCCATATGAGATTACCTATCAGCACCCAAGATGAGCTTGGCGCTAAGTTTGTTGAAATCAGCGAGTCCAGCAATGGGAATATACTCCTTGACACGGGACCTTAAGAGAGGAATAGAGACAAATGTGTAGTCAAGTcattagccaaaaaaaaaaaaaagaatcacacGAGGAGTTTTAGTAACAATGTTGGAATAACTCACGGATCGTTGACAAGCTGTTGCTCTGCTCTTCGCACCACGTCGAGAACAAGGGGCTTCCCTTCCTTTTGAAGAtccaagttaaaaaaaaaaaaaaacaaacaaacaaatcaaaacctaaGCTTACAAAATAGCTAATCGAAATATTGCAACTATAAAGATGCTTAGAAAGTAGGCAGAGGAAACAACCTCAGTTCGATAGGCGCCAACACCCAAATTGAGCTTAGCTGGGCTTGGATCATTGTTGTAAGCAACTGTTACCTGTtttccacaaacaaaaaaataaaaaaatcaaaatcaaaacgtTAAACATCAAATCATTGGTCGAATCAGTTATCTATCAACGAGTAATATGCCTTCGCAGTAACCGATACGGATCTTATCGTAAAAGCCAAGATggatctagagagagagagagagagagacgtacACCGAGAATAGGATCTTCGGGAGCACGATCGACGTTGGAGAAGACGGAGTCCATTAGAGCAAGGATCGCAGTGGAGAGATCGGatgaatagagagagagagagttgagtTTTTATTGAAGCGTCgcctttctcttcttttttaaaagagtgtgtgtatcaaaaaataaattagctGTGGGCTGAATGAATGAATAATGTGACTCTCGCAACCGTCTCTCTGTGGGCGCAGCAGTCAGTTTATTCGTAACTTTTCCGGAGAACTCCTTGTCCGCCAAGTCCacaattttcttatttctttcttacatggtgttaattattaaataaatattcttaacttccatatttttaagtaaacactatagtatatgtttttgttaaatgatttcaaatctataattattaCTATCTTACTAAATTTTCTTCctcatttcttcttttctttccttctttTAACTTTTCTGAATATTCGTCTGTTGATTTTCCGGTTTTTTTCTATTATGTTATAGTTTGTAACTTTGAGGTtaattgtttgtggtttttacattaatttttgggttttgtttttttttaaatccattttgcattcaatcaagattttgaaagaataaatttcttaaaatgtaGGGATACAAGTTTTTgcaaataactattttttttaacttaaaaaccaaaaaccaacttttcatgtttttttttcatcctATACGgtggttttcaatttttaaaaattgtttttattatatttatattttaatgtaagaaaacaagaaaaatgataATCACTATAAACAAATAAAGTTTAGTAAGATTCATTTGCTTATCATTGGTACTATTTATTAAATCTgtgatatatattcttttaatattttttatttttttaaacaagatATTAACTtctaagttaattttttttttaaatatcagaCCAAAAAATCATTagtcaaatttttgaaaaacaaaaagataataaaatttaaatttaataataaaaaaaatataattttatacggTTTctcaaacttataaaaaatacatttaaaccagtgtttttaaaaccggaccgacccgatggttggaccgggttcgaccatgaaccggttatatagccgggttggtctagtaattggttcgaccatgaaccggccacatagccggattatatttcaaagatattaaaccaataaaaaccactaaaactatcaaaaatctataaatcatccatataaacaagaaactaatttatatttataatattttatgttcaaaattgattaatattttaactatgcatcatttttactaatattacttttatatttacatactaaaaaaatattaaaccatattattgaaccaggtttaacccggtcgaaccatattgaaccgtgacccaaaatatttttggttcaccttccggtccggttttaaaagcactgatttaaactttatttagtatgtttaaataatctaactattgatatttttgtttaaaatatttgaattatataatattttaaaaatattaataatttttattttatttttactttttaattatgtatggCATTTTTGAACTGCATTAATTGTgtattctcatatatatatatgaattgtgGTTCGTCTATTTAGTTtgcattatttaattttaaaaataaatttattaaataaataaatgtatttttaagtggaaatattttgtataatttttgttttcatagaaagtaatatttttattattaatttttttttttttttttataaccctGGTATCCGGAGCTTCGAGAGGATCCGACTAGCGCCAATGA
Proteins encoded in this window:
- the LOC106320409 gene encoding aspartate aminotransferase, cytoplasmic isozyme 1 isoform X1, with the translated sequence MDSVFSNVDRAPEDPILGVTVAYNNDPSPAKLNLGVGAYRTEEGKPLVLDVVRRAEQQLVNDPSRVKEYIPIAGLADFNKLSAKLILGADSPAIQESRVATIQCLSGTGSLRVGAEFLKKHYHQCVIFIPKPTWGNHPKVFNLAGLSVEYYRYYDPATRGLDFQGLLEDLGAAPSGAIVLLHACAHNPTGVDPTSEQWAKIRQLIRSKSLLPFFDSAYQGFASGSLDTDAHSVRTFVADGGECLIAQSYAKNMGLYGERVGALSIVCKSADVASKVESQVKLVVRPMYSSPPIHGASIVATILKSSDMYNDWTIELKGMADRIISMRQQLFEALQAKGTPGDWSHIIKQIGMFTFTGLNKEQVAFMTKEYHIYMTSDGRISMAGLSTKTVPHLVDAIHAAVTRVV
- the LOC106320409 gene encoding aspartate aminotransferase, cytoplasmic isozyme 1 isoform X2, which produces MDSVFSNVDRAPEDPILGVTVAYNNDPSPAKLNLGVGAYRTEEGKPLVLDVVRRAEQQLVNDPSRVKEYIPIAGLADFNKLSAKLILGADSPAIQESRVATIQCLSGTGSLRVGAEFLKKHYHQCVIFIPKPTWGNHPKVFNLAGLSVEYYRYYDPATRGLDFQGLLEDLGAAPSGAIVLLHACAHNPTGVDPTSEQWAKIRQLIRSKSLLPFFDSAYQGFASGSLDTDAHSVRTFVADGGECLIAQSYAKNMGLYGERVGALSIVCKSADVASKVESQVKLVVRPMYSSPPIHGASIVATILKSSDMYNDWTIELKGMADRIISMRQQLFEALQAKGTPGDWSHIIKQIGMFTFTGLNKEQVAFMTKEYHIYMTSDGVLQENKHGRSQYEDGASPR